In a genomic window of Nostoc sp. UHCC 0870:
- a CDS encoding metallophosphoesterase: MHWLFTGRLSVDKLTVKIAELPPSLQGLKLVQLSDFHYDGLRLSEKLLEEAIAATNEAEPDLILLTGDYVTDDPTPIHQLALRLKYLQSRYGIYAVLGNHDIHYSHSQAEVTTALTSIGVNVLWNEIAYPLGQDLPIVGLADYWSKEFNPAPIMAQLNPSTPRIVLSHNPDTAKILEQWRVDLQLSGHTHGGHIVIPGIGPVVYHYKNIIKQIPKKLRRWIPLLLGDCSKVVRYWEWAQGYHQVSTNQLYVNRGLGTYRPGRLFCPPEVTVITLMSAE, from the coding sequence ATGCACTGGTTGTTTACAGGACGTTTAAGTGTAGATAAACTCACGGTTAAGATTGCAGAACTTCCACCCAGTTTGCAAGGCTTAAAGTTAGTGCAGTTGTCGGATTTTCATTACGATGGGTTGCGACTATCAGAAAAATTACTAGAAGAAGCGATCGCAGCTACTAACGAAGCTGAACCAGATTTAATATTATTAACTGGTGATTATGTAACCGATGACCCTACACCAATTCACCAACTGGCATTAAGACTTAAATATCTACAAAGTCGCTATGGCATTTATGCTGTACTTGGCAATCACGATATTCACTACAGTCACTCCCAAGCAGAAGTTACCACAGCATTAACTAGTATCGGGGTTAATGTCCTGTGGAATGAAATTGCTTATCCTCTAGGACAAGATTTACCAATAGTAGGATTAGCTGATTATTGGTCAAAAGAGTTCAATCCTGCACCAATAATGGCACAACTCAACCCATCTACACCCCGGATTGTTTTATCTCATAACCCAGACACCGCTAAAATTCTCGAACAATGGCGAGTAGATTTGCAACTATCCGGTCATACCCACGGCGGACATATTGTCATACCAGGTATAGGGCCTGTAGTCTACCACTATAAAAATATCATCAAACAAATTCCTAAAAAACTCCGGCGTTGGATTCCACTTCTATTAGGAGATTGTTCAAAAGTAGTGCGATATTGGGAATGGGCGCAAGGATATCACCAAGTTTCCACAAACCAATTGTATGTCAATCGCGGTTTAGGAACTTATCGCCCAGGACGTTTATTTTGTCCACCAGAAGTAACTGTAATTACATTAATGAGTGCTGAGTAA
- a CDS encoding metallophosphoesterase — protein MHWFLSSPLSVEQLTVKIAGLSASLQGKKLVHLSDFHYDGLRLSDEMLEEAIALSNQAQPDLILLTGDYVTTSPNPIHELALQLKKLQSNHGIYAILGNHDLHYKHSKAEITEAMTNIGIRVLWNEIAYPLGTELPIVGLVDYYSREFKPATIFNQLNPSTPRLVLTHNPDTAEYLQQWRVDLQLSGHTHGGQIVIPGIGAVLPYHKKIVRKIPMILRQLLPCLRREFFIIHHWEWSQGLHRIGNNQLYVNRGLGTYFPGRIFCPPEVTVITLERE, from the coding sequence ATGCACTGGTTTTTATCTAGTCCGTTGAGTGTAGAGCAGTTGACGGTGAAGATTGCAGGCTTATCTGCATCGCTACAGGGTAAGAAGTTGGTGCATCTATCAGATTTTCACTATGATGGTTTGCGGCTGTCGGATGAGATGTTAGAAGAAGCGATCGCTTTGAGCAACCAAGCACAACCAGATTTAATATTATTAACTGGTGATTATGTCACCACTAGCCCTAACCCAATTCACGAACTCGCGCTACAACTCAAAAAGCTGCAAAGTAATCATGGTATTTATGCAATTCTTGGTAATCACGATTTGCATTACAAACACTCCAAAGCAGAAATCACTGAGGCGATGACAAATATCGGTATTCGTGTCCTTTGGAATGAAATTGCCTATCCCTTGGGAACAGAATTACCAATAGTAGGACTAGTAGATTATTACTCCCGTGAATTCAAACCAGCAACTATTTTTAACCAGTTAAATCCTTCTACACCACGCCTTGTTTTAACTCATAATCCAGACACCGCCGAGTATTTACAACAGTGGCGCGTAGATTTGCAATTATCTGGTCATACTCATGGAGGACAAATAGTTATCCCTGGAATTGGGGCTGTGTTACCATATCATAAAAAAATCGTCCGCAAAATTCCGATGATATTGCGGCAGCTTTTACCCTGTCTACGCAGAGAGTTTTTTATCATCCATCATTGGGAATGGTCACAGGGTTTACACCGTATTGGGAATAATCAACTGTATGTAAATCGTGGTTTGGGAACTTATTTCCCAGGACGGATATTTTGCCCACCAGAAGTAACAGTAATTACATTAGAAAGAGAATAG
- a CDS encoding alpha/beta hydrolase, with protein sequence MIYHNQSVFPSVGGLKLYYQSWFPEGNVKAVLVIVHGLGGHSDKYSHIVEHLVPKQYAIYSLDLRGHGRSPGRRGHINNWAEFREDLRAFLQLIPTQQPQVPVFLLGHSLGAVIVLDYVLRYPQEASTLQGVITLAPAIGKVGVSKFRLLVGRLMSRVWPSFTLNTGLDLAAASRDEKVLVAYKQDSLRHTFASARLATEYFATVAWIYHHAPEWQVPLLILHGGADKVALPEGGEIFYQLVNSPDKLRIEYPGAYHELQDDLNYQEVLTDLENWLEKHL encoded by the coding sequence ATGATTTATCACAATCAAAGCGTCTTTCCAAGTGTCGGGGGTCTGAAACTTTATTATCAAAGTTGGTTTCCAGAAGGTAACGTCAAAGCAGTATTAGTTATTGTGCATGGACTCGGAGGACACAGCGACAAATACAGTCATATAGTCGAACATCTTGTTCCCAAACAATATGCTATCTACAGTTTAGACCTGCGCGGTCATGGGCGATCGCCTGGTCGTCGCGGTCATATCAATAATTGGGCTGAGTTTCGGGAAGATTTAAGGGCTTTTCTTCAGTTAATTCCCACTCAACAGCCACAAGTCCCAGTTTTTTTGTTAGGTCATAGTCTCGGTGCAGTCATTGTCTTAGACTATGTTTTACGGTATCCTCAAGAAGCATCTACATTACAAGGCGTAATTACTTTAGCACCTGCGATCGGTAAAGTTGGCGTGTCGAAATTCCGCTTACTGGTAGGTAGGTTAATGTCAAGAGTTTGGCCGAGTTTCACCTTAAATACAGGACTTGACTTAGCTGCTGCTTCACGGGATGAGAAAGTGTTAGTCGCCTACAAGCAAGATTCCCTACGCCATACCTTCGCTAGTGCGCGTCTAGCCACAGAATATTTTGCCACAGTCGCCTGGATTTATCACCATGCTCCAGAGTGGCAAGTCCCACTACTAATTCTCCACGGCGGAGCAGATAAAGTGGCTTTACCTGAAGGTGGTGAAATTTTTTACCAGCTTGTAAATTCTCCAGATAAACTGCGAATTGAATACCCAGGCGCATATCACGAGTTACAAGATGACCTCAATTACCAAGAAGTATTGACTGATTTAGAAAATTGGTTAGAGAAACACCTGTAA
- a CDS encoding lysophospholipid acyltransferase family protein produces MSSSEQESSTPSEISSPVTAATIKRVEEGVAAASDRTIRQMIADTLFQLESIHEQNSPARINSGIRRFVLRSLIHWVFQVKVENLEKIPQKPAILAVNHLHHIDPLLLLAELPTQPYYYILGDARTLYNKCWKRLILRIAGGVIPLARMWKEELAVIQAAKAGREDLNNLAQVIEKTVPTGGDIHTLRQIDRIVLGILAHGDSLILFPEGRLGNTEGQLHLPLKRGTVIYALRAGVPIVPVALIGTQDLYWGKELTVRFGEPLHFTPTARPKREEIEAALETLQNTMLSLLPTDYQEPIGLKPLRHFLNHILW; encoded by the coding sequence GTGTCATCTAGTGAGCAGGAAAGTAGCACCCCATCAGAAATATCCTCTCCTGTAACTGCTGCAACTATCAAGCGAGTGGAGGAAGGGGTTGCAGCTGCGAGCGATCGCACTATTCGCCAGATGATTGCAGATACCCTATTTCAGCTAGAATCTATTCATGAGCAGAATTCTCCAGCTAGAATCAATTCTGGGATACGGCGGTTTGTATTGCGATCGCTTATCCATTGGGTTTTTCAGGTAAAAGTAGAAAACCTCGAAAAAATACCCCAAAAACCAGCCATTCTAGCTGTCAACCATCTCCACCATATCGACCCCCTACTACTATTAGCAGAACTTCCCACCCAACCCTATTACTACATTCTGGGTGATGCCCGCACCTTATATAACAAATGCTGGAAACGTTTGATTCTCCGCATTGCGGGGGGTGTGATTCCCCTAGCTAGGATGTGGAAAGAAGAACTCGCTGTCATACAAGCAGCCAAAGCCGGAAGGGAAGACTTGAATAACTTAGCACAAGTCATTGAAAAAACTGTACCCACTGGCGGAGATATACATACACTACGCCAAATAGACCGCATTGTTTTAGGAATTTTAGCTCACGGTGATAGCTTGATTCTCTTTCCCGAAGGAAGACTGGGAAATACTGAAGGTCAGTTACATTTACCTTTGAAGCGAGGAACTGTAATTTACGCTTTACGCGCTGGTGTACCGATAGTACCAGTAGCTTTAATTGGGACTCAAGATTTGTATTGGGGAAAAGAATTAACAGTGCGTTTTGGTGAACCACTACACTTTACCCCAACAGCTAGACCAAAACGTGAGGAAATAGAAGCGGCTTTAGAAACTTTGCAAAATACTATGCTGTCTCTTTTACCCACTGATTATCAAGAACCAATTGGGCTAAAGCCATTGCGTCATTTTCTCAATCATATATTGTGGTAA
- a CDS encoding alpha-mannosidase yields the protein MTTPLSHPHKKLISDAIALLRGYCQVNSQSTWLYQESDRDFTNFFPSNLSDWQPVELNAKGNIAWTGGQKVLWLVQKFLVPQNLHGYPLGGLALRLSLLWWADSAKIYVNGELVLEGDLFDCAPRVLLSPEVTPGEEFTVALRLVSPGHCDGALVRSLLIYESTDYNHPDPGLIADELAILPLYLEKSAPEKLDTLASIINQFPTHTPETLITLRQHLIKHLHTSASDFKIYLLGHAHLDLAWLWPVSETWNATQNTFESVLKLQQDFPELIFCHSTPAMYAWVEEHRPDLFKTIQQKVADGVWEVVGGFWVEPDLNLIAGESIVRQLLYGQRYAQEKFGKLMSVVWLPDTFGFCATLPQFLANAGIEYFVTQKLRWNDTNKFDYGAFWWRSPDGSQIFSYMSAPIGEGIDPVKMAAYSLEWQAQTNLTASLWLPGVGDHGGGPTRDMLEIAQRWQNSPFFPDLEFTTSEKYLQEIEAWGKEQGRILSQSPVPSPHFPIWDDELYLEFHRGCYTTHADQKRWNRSSENLLYQAELFATFAKLICGVEYPQAEIETAWKQVLFNQFHDILPGSSITQVYTDALTEWEHVQQTGTKILKESLEAIASHFTPSEPPNPDSVPIFVFNSLNWQRSEVVSVTLPTTNQQWQVYDTTGNLLTSQLSETSSLLFLATEIPPVGYRLFWLSPIATTSPSSHVRLIAEETQKNPPRQSDTLSPLPASGEGIKGWGVRTTGNITNFPDWVLENEYLRVLIDPDTGDLLSVFDKTHQREILNGAGNQLQGFKDSGQYWDAWNIDPNYTQHPLPATHLKSIEWLEQGLVQTRLRVMRQLGDSEFCQDYILQAGSPLLKIASRVNWQENQVLVKAAFPLNVTADYATYEIPCGVIRRSTKPETPQEKAKWEVPALRWADLTETTNEGIYGVTLLNNCKYGYDAQPQQLRLTLLRSPNWPDPQADRGLHEFTYALYPHAGSWESAQTVRRGYELNIPLQVILNPTPHAPLSNQDKLSFLNLSAENLVLMAVKPAEDEPDKLILRCYESQGATTELSLQSDLGLTLGEQVDLLERPTQKLSLVAPWKIASFRVIPPSK from the coding sequence ATGACTACTCCCCTATCTCATCCCCATAAAAAATTAATCTCAGATGCGATCGCACTATTGCGCGGATACTGTCAAGTTAATTCCCAGTCTACTTGGTTATACCAAGAATCTGATAGAGATTTTACTAATTTTTTCCCATCAAATTTGTCTGATTGGCAACCTGTTGAGTTAAACGCCAAAGGTAACATTGCTTGGACAGGAGGACAAAAAGTGCTATGGCTAGTCCAAAAATTCCTAGTACCCCAGAATTTGCACGGGTATCCTCTAGGGGGTTTAGCATTGCGGTTGTCGTTGTTATGGTGGGCAGACTCAGCCAAGATTTATGTCAATGGGGAATTAGTATTAGAGGGAGATTTATTTGATTGTGCGCCTAGGGTGTTGCTGAGTCCAGAGGTGACACCAGGGGAAGAATTTACTGTGGCTTTGCGGCTAGTCAGTCCGGGACATTGTGACGGTGCGTTGGTGCGATCGCTACTTATATACGAGTCTACAGATTATAATCATCCTGATCCCGGTTTGATCGCCGATGAGTTGGCAATATTGCCGCTATATCTAGAAAAATCCGCCCCAGAAAAACTAGATACTTTAGCATCCATTATCAATCAATTCCCCACCCATACACCAGAAACCCTCATCACCCTCCGTCAACACCTCATCAAGCACCTGCATACATCTGCATCCGATTTTAAAATCTACTTACTAGGACACGCCCATCTAGATTTAGCATGGCTATGGCCTGTGAGTGAAACCTGGAATGCAACCCAAAACACCTTTGAGTCAGTCCTCAAGCTACAGCAAGATTTCCCCGAATTAATTTTCTGTCATTCCACCCCAGCCATGTATGCTTGGGTGGAAGAACATCGCCCAGATTTATTTAAAACCATTCAACAAAAAGTAGCGGATGGAGTGTGGGAAGTTGTCGGCGGTTTTTGGGTAGAACCAGACTTAAATTTGATTGCTGGGGAATCCATAGTCCGTCAACTATTGTATGGTCAACGCTACGCCCAAGAAAAATTCGGCAAGTTGATGAGTGTGGTTTGGCTTCCCGATACCTTTGGATTTTGTGCCACTTTACCGCAGTTTTTGGCTAACGCTGGCATTGAATACTTTGTCACCCAGAAATTGCGGTGGAATGATACTAATAAATTTGATTATGGGGCTTTTTGGTGGCGATCGCCTGACGGTAGCCAAATATTTAGTTATATGTCTGCACCCATCGGCGAAGGCATTGACCCCGTAAAAATGGCAGCCTATTCTTTAGAATGGCAAGCCCAAACCAATTTAACCGCATCCCTTTGGCTTCCTGGTGTCGGCGACCACGGCGGCGGCCCCACCCGTGATATGTTAGAAATCGCCCAACGCTGGCAAAATTCGCCATTTTTCCCAGATTTAGAATTTACAACATCTGAAAAATATCTCCAGGAAATTGAGGCATGGGGCAAGGAGCAGGGAAGAATTTTATCCCAATCCCCAGTCCCCAGTCCCCACTTCCCCATTTGGGATGACGAACTCTATTTAGAATTCCATCGCGGTTGCTACACCACCCACGCCGACCAAAAACGCTGGAATAGGAGTAGTGAGAATTTACTGTACCAAGCTGAACTCTTTGCTACTTTCGCTAAACTTATTTGTGGTGTGGAATATCCCCAAGCCGAAATCGAAACCGCTTGGAAGCAAGTATTATTTAACCAATTTCACGATATTTTACCGGGTTCATCAATTACCCAAGTTTATACAGATGCGTTAACTGAATGGGAACACGTCCAACAAACAGGGACGAAGATATTAAAAGAATCATTAGAAGCGATCGCATCTCACTTTACCCCATCAGAGCCACCAAATCCCGACAGTGTGCCAATTTTCGTTTTCAATTCTCTCAACTGGCAACGCTCTGAGGTCGTATCTGTCACCTTACCCACAACCAATCAACAATGGCAAGTTTACGACACTACAGGAAACTTACTCACCTCCCAATTATCTGAAACCTCAAGCCTACTGTTCCTCGCCACCGAAATTCCCCCAGTCGGCTATCGCTTATTTTGGTTATCCCCCATAGCCACAACATCTCCTTCATCTCATGTCCGCTTGATTGCTGAAGAAACCCAAAAAAACCCACCCCGCCAAAGCGACACTTTGTCTCCCCTCCCTGCAAGCGGGGAGGGGATTAAGGGGTGGGGTGTAAGGACTACGGGAAACATAACTAATTTCCCAGACTGGGTTTTAGAAAATGAATATCTGCGGGTTTTAATAGACCCCGACACCGGAGATTTATTAAGTGTCTTTGACAAAACCCATCAACGAGAAATCTTAAACGGTGCAGGTAATCAATTACAAGGCTTTAAAGACAGTGGTCAATATTGGGACGCTTGGAACATTGACCCCAATTACACCCAGCATCCCTTACCAGCAACCCACCTCAAATCTATAGAATGGCTAGAACAAGGACTAGTGCAAACTCGCCTGCGTGTAATGCGTCAATTGGGAGACTCAGAATTTTGCCAAGACTACATTTTGCAAGCTGGTTCACCACTATTAAAAATTGCCTCTAGAGTCAATTGGCAAGAAAATCAGGTGTTAGTGAAAGCCGCTTTTCCTCTCAACGTGACAGCCGACTATGCTACCTACGAAATTCCCTGCGGTGTAATTCGTCGCTCTACTAAACCAGAAACCCCACAGGAAAAAGCTAAATGGGAAGTCCCCGCTTTACGTTGGGCTGATTTGACTGAAACAACTAATGAGGGTATTTACGGAGTCACCTTACTCAATAATTGTAAATATGGTTACGATGCTCAACCCCAACAACTACGTCTCACCCTCCTACGCAGTCCCAATTGGCCTGACCCACAAGCAGACCGAGGCTTACACGAATTTACGTATGCGTTATATCCTCACGCTGGTAGCTGGGAATCAGCCCAGACAGTCAGACGAGGTTATGAATTAAACATTCCCTTGCAAGTAATCCTAAATCCCACACCCCACGCCCCACTCTCGAATCAAGACAAGCTAAGTTTCTTAAATTTATCAGCCGAAAATTTAGTCTTAATGGCTGTAAAACCAGCAGAAGACGAACCAGATAAACTAATTCTCCGATGTTACGAGTCACAGGGGGCAACAACAGAGTTATCTTTACAAAGTGATTTAGGCTTAACTCTAGGTGAACAAGTAGATTTATTAGAACGTCCTACTCAAAAATTATCATTAGTCGCACCTTGGAAAATAGCTAGCTTTAGAGTTATACCCCCAAGTAAGTAG
- the psbN gene encoding photosystem II reaction center protein PsbN: MEPAIVLIISVAVVIVGITGYGVYTSFGPPSRELADPYDDHED; the protein is encoded by the coding sequence ATGGAACCCGCAATAGTTCTTATCATTTCTGTGGCTGTCGTCATCGTTGGGATTACTGGGTATGGAGTTTACACTTCTTTCGGCCCTCCTAGCAGGGAATTGGCAGACCCTTATGATGATCATGAAGATTAA
- the psbH gene encoding photosystem II reaction center phosphoprotein PsbH, with amino-acid sequence MAQRTRLGDILRPLNSEYGKVAPGWGTTPVMAIFMGLFFVFLLIILQLYNKSILIQDVRVGW; translated from the coding sequence ATGGCACAACGGACTAGGTTGGGAGATATCCTGAGACCTTTAAATTCTGAGTATGGTAAAGTAGCTCCTGGCTGGGGAACAACCCCAGTAATGGCTATTTTTATGGGTCTATTTTTCGTGTTCTTGCTGATTATCCTACAACTTTACAACAAGTCAATCCTGATTCAGGATGTCAGAGTAGGTTGGTAG
- a CDS encoding TatA/E family twin arginine-targeting protein translocase codes for MNIFGIGLPEMAVIMTVALLIFGPKKLPEIGRSLGKAIRGFQEASNEFQSEFKREAEHLEQAVKTTAELEPKKIEGIKSEQDSAGSSPVV; via the coding sequence GTGAATATTTTTGGTATCGGTTTACCGGAAATGGCTGTAATTATGACTGTCGCACTATTAATTTTTGGCCCCAAAAAGTTGCCAGAAATTGGACGAAGTTTGGGTAAAGCAATTCGCGGTTTTCAAGAAGCTTCTAATGAGTTCCAGAGTGAATTTAAGCGGGAAGCTGAACACTTGGAACAGGCTGTTAAAACTACTGCGGAACTTGAACCCAAGAAAATCGAAGGAATAAAATCGGAGCAGGATAGTGCTGGTTCTTCCCCAGTCGTATAA
- the pth gene encoding aminoacyl-tRNA hydrolase, which translates to MTETVTPSALVIPQLIVGLGNPEPKYDQTRHNIGFAAIEALARSWHISLAENRKFQGEYGEGTAPGGVKIRLLKPLTYMNRSGQSIQAVTSWYKLPPESVLVIYDDLDLPLGKTRLRLSGSAGGHNGMKSAIAHLNTQNFPRLRIGISKPKDAANNDNSDTVSYVLGKFTSAENQLMSLVLQFVGECVELSLKQGVEKAMNRCNSRTIEVSKS; encoded by the coding sequence ATGACAGAAACTGTTACGCCATCAGCTTTGGTGATTCCTCAACTCATTGTGGGGTTGGGGAATCCAGAGCCTAAATATGACCAAACTCGCCATAATATCGGCTTTGCGGCTATTGAAGCTCTAGCGCGTTCCTGGCACATTTCCTTAGCGGAAAATCGCAAGTTCCAAGGAGAATACGGCGAAGGGACTGCACCGGGAGGGGTCAAAATCCGCTTATTAAAGCCCTTAACTTATATGAATCGCTCAGGACAGTCTATACAAGCGGTGACAAGTTGGTATAAGTTACCACCGGAGTCTGTGCTAGTGATTTATGATGATCTGGATTTACCTTTAGGAAAAACGCGCCTGCGCCTATCTGGTTCGGCTGGGGGACATAATGGTATGAAGAGTGCGATCGCTCATCTTAACACGCAAAATTTCCCCCGCTTACGTATCGGTATTAGTAAACCCAAAGATGCAGCCAATAACGACAACTCAGATACTGTTTCCTATGTGTTGGGAAAATTTACCTCAGCTGAAAATCAACTGATGTCTCTTGTACTCCAGTTTGTAGGTGAATGTGTAGAACTGAGCCTCAAACAAGGAGTAGAAAAGGCTATGAACCGTTGTAATAGTCGTACTATTGAGGTTTCTAAATCTTAA
- the rpsU gene encoding 30S ribosomal protein S21 → MTQVLLGENEGIDSALRRFKRQVSKAGILADVKYHRHFETPLEKRKRKAVSARRKKRF, encoded by the coding sequence ATGACTCAGGTACTTCTAGGAGAGAACGAAGGAATCGATTCAGCTTTACGTCGGTTCAAGCGTCAAGTATCTAAGGCTGGTATATTAGCTGATGTCAAGTATCATCGGCACTTTGAAACTCCGTTAGAAAAACGCAAACGGAAAGCAGTGTCAGCTAGGCGTAAAAAACGTTTTTAA